In the genome of Pseudobdellovibrionaceae bacterium, one region contains:
- a CDS encoding NADH:ubiquinone reductase (Na(+)-transporting) subunit B produces MKFVRNFLDNQHKHFVKGGKLEKFYPMYEMIDTFLYTPPDVSSGEVHVRDGIDLKRTMITVAMALTPIMFWAMYNTGYQSQLALEGMSKDTILGWRGDIFHALGFMVSSSSVLGSIVLGALYFLPVFLVTNLVGGFWEAIFATVRKHEINEGFLVTGMLFPLILPPTIPLWQVAIGISFGVVLGKEVFGGTGKNFLNPALTARAFLFFAYPAQISGDLVWTAADGFSGATPLGAIALEGMSAVTYSWTEAFMGLMPGSMGETSTLLCLFGALVLIATGIGSWRIMLSMTLMAAATVLLFNFIGSDTNPLFAVPPVWHFVLGGFAFGCVFMATDPVSASMTQVGQYFYGALIGFVAIIIRVVNPAFPEGVMLAILFGNVFAPLIDYFVINANIRRRKLKYGQ; encoded by the coding sequence ATGAAATTTGTAAGAAACTTTCTTGATAATCAGCACAAGCACTTCGTAAAGGGAGGAAAACTAGAAAAGTTTTACCCCATGTACGAAATGATAGATACTTTTTTGTACACTCCACCAGATGTGAGTTCTGGTGAAGTTCATGTTCGCGATGGCATTGATCTAAAAAGGACAATGATCACTGTGGCGATGGCCTTAACACCCATCATGTTTTGGGCCATGTACAATACAGGGTACCAATCTCAGTTGGCCTTAGAAGGTATGAGTAAAGATACAATTTTAGGGTGGAGAGGAGATATCTTTCACGCCCTTGGATTTATGGTCAGCTCATCTTCTGTTTTAGGTTCCATAGTTTTGGGTGCCCTTTACTTCCTGCCCGTCTTTCTGGTAACCAACTTAGTTGGGGGTTTTTGGGAAGCTATATTTGCCACTGTACGTAAGCATGAAATCAATGAAGGATTTTTAGTGACGGGGATGTTATTTCCGCTGATTCTACCACCTACGATTCCTCTTTGGCAGGTCGCTATTGGTATCAGCTTTGGAGTGGTTTTGGGAAAAGAAGTTTTTGGTGGAACAGGAAAGAACTTCTTAAACCCTGCTTTAACGGCTCGTGCGTTTTTATTCTTTGCTTACCCTGCACAAATCTCTGGGGATTTGGTTTGGACAGCTGCTGACGGATTTTCTGGGGCAACACCCTTAGGTGCAATTGCGTTAGAGGGAATGTCAGCGGTGACTTACTCTTGGACTGAAGCCTTTATGGGTTTGATGCCTGGGTCTATGGGCGAGACTTCGACATTGCTGTGTTTATTTGGAGCCTTAGTGTTGATTGCAACAGGCATTGGTTCTTGGAGAATCATGCTCAGTATGACTTTAATGGCAGCGGCGACAGTACTCTTATTCAACTTCATCGGTAGCGATACGAACCCGCTCTTTGCGGTGCCTCCAGTATGGCATTTTGTTTTGGGTGGTTTTGCTTTTGGGTGTGTCTTTATGGCTACCGATCCAGTGAGTGCGTCTATGACTCAGGTAGGGCAGTATTTCTATGGTGCACTGATTGGGTTTGTGGCGATCATCATTCGTGTGGTGAATCCTGCTTTCCCTGAGGGTGTGATGCTTGCCATTCTGTTTGGTAACGTGTTTGCCCCATTGATTGATTATTTTGTTATAAATGCCAACATTAGAAGACGGAAGTTAAAGTATGGACAATGA
- a CDS encoding Na(+)-translocating NADH-quinone reductase subunit A, with product MKFKIRKGLDLPIMGGLSSQKIEGTKTTKQVAIVGLDYIGMKPTMLVKEGDTVKIGQPLFECKKNVGVVYTSPAAGVVKEIRRGERRAFQAIIVDVAATEEQVQFKNYLGKSVAELTAEQIRALLVESGEWTALRQRPYEKIPAIDSTPRSIFITAIDTNPLALDPTDIVNARKEDFEAGALALSKLTSGKVYLCVKDQSQIAVPSVKSLEKVEFAGPHPAGNPGTHIHFVDPVNPNKAVWHINYQDVISIGALFKTGKLDLEKVISLAGPMVQSPKVVKIRRGSHLDDIISGELKEGPVRVIAGSVFNGRKSTPEVCYMGRYYNQVSAIAEDATRELLGWQSPGFNKFSVKRIYVSKLLPLKKFAFTSNQNGSHRAIVPIGSYERVMPLNILATQLVRSLVSKDTDMSQDLGCLELAEEDLALLTFVDVGKTDFGPVLRENLNIIEKDG from the coding sequence ATGAAATTTAAAATTCGTAAGGGTTTGGATTTACCTATCATGGGTGGGTTAAGCTCTCAGAAGATCGAAGGAACCAAGACAACAAAGCAAGTAGCCATAGTGGGCTTGGACTATATTGGGATGAAGCCGACTATGCTGGTCAAAGAAGGCGACACTGTAAAGATAGGCCAACCTCTTTTTGAATGTAAAAAGAATGTGGGCGTGGTTTACACTTCGCCTGCCGCAGGTGTCGTCAAAGAGATTCGTAGAGGCGAGAGGCGTGCTTTTCAAGCCATCATTGTGGATGTTGCTGCCACTGAAGAACAAGTTCAATTTAAAAACTATTTGGGAAAATCAGTTGCAGAACTCACAGCAGAGCAAATCAGAGCCTTGCTAGTAGAGTCAGGGGAATGGACAGCCTTAAGACAACGCCCTTATGAAAAGATTCCCGCGATAGATTCAACTCCTCGTTCTATTTTTATCACAGCTATTGATACGAACCCCTTGGCATTAGATCCAACGGATATTGTGAATGCACGCAAAGAAGACTTTGAAGCAGGAGCGTTGGCTCTAAGCAAACTGACTTCAGGAAAAGTGTATCTATGTGTGAAGGACCAATCTCAAATTGCGGTTCCTTCTGTGAAGTCTCTTGAGAAGGTAGAGTTTGCGGGTCCACACCCTGCAGGAAATCCAGGGACTCATATTCACTTTGTCGATCCAGTAAATCCTAACAAAGCCGTGTGGCACATCAACTATCAGGATGTGATCTCTATTGGAGCTTTATTTAAAACAGGAAAGCTAGATTTAGAAAAAGTGATTTCGCTTGCGGGTCCCATGGTTCAATCTCCAAAGGTTGTTAAAATCAGACGAGGCTCTCATCTTGATGACATTATCAGTGGAGAACTAAAAGAAGGACCAGTGCGTGTGATTGCGGGTTCTGTATTTAATGGCAGAAAATCTACACCAGAAGTGTGCTATATGGGCAGGTACTACAACCAAGTGTCTGCGATTGCAGAAGATGCCACCCGCGAACTTTTAGGATGGCAATCTCCTGGTTTTAATAAGTTTTCTGTGAAAAGAATCTATGTTTCTAAATTATTGCCACTTAAGAAATTTGCGTTCACTTCAAATCAAAACGGTTCACACCGTGCCATCGTTCCCATTGGTTCTTACGAGCGTGTGATGCCTTTAAATATTCTTGCCACACAGCTAGTGCGTTCATTGGTGTCTAAAGATACAGATATGTCACAAGACTTGGGTTGCCTAGAGCTGGCAGAAGAAGACTTGGCACTATTAACATTTGTGGATGTGGGCAAGACAGATTTTGGACCCGTATTAAGAGAAAATTTGAATATCATTGAGAAGGATGGCTAG
- a CDS encoding GreA/GreB family elongation factor, producing the protein MKTEKPKLVLCQKDFDQIMSLMSVNATEAMELLEEEISDAQVIEGDASPENRVGLNTTVEILDLDKDTKSSFQLVLPKDANADEGMVSILTPMGMAVIGLAVGQEYKWPMPNGNIKNFKILSVK; encoded by the coding sequence ATGAAAACAGAAAAACCAAAACTCGTCTTATGCCAAAAGGACTTTGATCAGATCATGTCCCTTATGTCTGTCAATGCCACAGAAGCTATGGAGCTTTTAGAAGAAGAGATCAGTGACGCACAAGTCATCGAAGGCGATGCTTCGCCCGAAAATCGCGTCGGGTTAAATACAACTGTAGAAATTTTAGATTTAGATAAAGACACCAAAAGCTCATTTCAGTTGGTTCTTCCCAAAGATGCCAATGCAGATGAAGGCATGGTGTCCATTCTGACTCCTATGGGTATGGCTGTGATTGGACTGGCCGTGGGGCAGGAATACAAGTGGCCTATGCCCAATGGGAATATCAAAAATTTCAAAATTTTAAGTGTAAAGTAA
- a CDS encoding DUF3299 domain-containing protein, with protein sequence MTKKRRVLSLTGVLLLIAVGFFAMNLWNEGASDKPVEIDWYLLSKLDYKTGDAPRELKRLHNKMVKMPGFVVPLTDNYSVLNEFLLVPNAQACIHVPPPPPNLIVHVHLKSTLPMRQVHNPSWVTGILKIETSTSIHGQSSFKMVDAEMEKYVPPRRRR encoded by the coding sequence ATGACAAAAAAACGAAGAGTTCTGAGTCTTACGGGTGTCCTACTGCTTATAGCCGTAGGTTTTTTTGCAATGAACCTGTGGAATGAGGGTGCAAGCGATAAACCTGTAGAGATAGATTGGTATCTGTTAAGTAAATTGGATTATAAAACAGGAGATGCTCCGAGAGAGTTAAAGCGTTTACATAATAAAATGGTCAAAATGCCAGGGTTTGTGGTGCCACTGACTGATAATTACAGCGTGCTCAATGAATTTTTATTAGTGCCTAACGCTCAAGCCTGCATACATGTCCCGCCACCGCCACCGAACTTGATTGTGCATGTGCATCTTAAAAGTACTTTGCCAATGCGACAGGTGCATAATCCTTCATGGGTGACAGGCATCTTAAAGATTGAAACTTCAACCAGCATCCACGGTCAGTCCTCTTTTAAAATGGTGGATGCTGAGATGGAAAAGTATGTGCCTCCAAGACGAAGGCGTTAG
- a CDS encoding ABC transporter permease, whose product MFVKTLFSIALQSLWNRKIPALLSILSISLSVVLLLGIERIRQSARSSFESTVSGVDLIVGARSGSVNLLLYSVFRIGNATNNISNRTYNDLIENEHVEWMIPISLGDSHKGYKVIGTSNGYIQHYRYAGDKTLTLESDGTWIKDLYDVVLGAKVAQTLSYKVGDQIILSHGADAVSFQDHEDHPFTVKGILKPTGTPVDSSLHISLKAMTALHKDWQEGAPSAEDHMHALTDADVEEADITAAFVKLTSKMQIFNFQRHINDYKAEPLMAILPGVSLSELWQTLGWAEQVLIFISFLVLLVSLLSMLIALLSTLNERRREMAILRASGASKKFIFTLLVAESILLVILGSVLGIGFLYAGLGISKGILESQLGLSLNLFKPTVIEGWYLLAIFGCALVASLFPAWRAYRNSLADGLTIKV is encoded by the coding sequence ATGTTTGTAAAGACGTTATTTTCAATTGCACTGCAAAGTTTGTGGAACAGAAAAATACCAGCATTGCTGTCTATTCTATCTATATCACTGAGTGTGGTGCTTCTATTGGGGATTGAGCGCATTCGTCAAAGTGCACGTTCAAGCTTTGAATCTACGGTGTCTGGAGTGGATTTAATTGTGGGCGCCAGAAGTGGTTCGGTGAATCTTTTATTGTATTCGGTTTTTAGAATTGGAAATGCCACTAACAATATTTCTAATAGAACGTACAACGATCTTATAGAAAATGAACATGTAGAGTGGATGATTCCGATCTCTCTGGGAGACTCACATAAAGGTTATAAAGTTATTGGAACCAGCAACGGCTACATCCAGCATTATAGGTATGCTGGGGATAAAACTTTAACTCTAGAATCTGATGGGACATGGATAAAAGATTTATACGATGTAGTCCTAGGTGCTAAGGTGGCCCAAACTTTATCTTACAAGGTGGGTGATCAGATTATTTTATCTCACGGAGCCGATGCCGTGTCTTTTCAAGACCACGAAGATCATCCTTTTACTGTGAAAGGAATTTTAAAACCTACAGGAACGCCAGTAGACAGTTCGCTGCATATCTCACTCAAAGCTATGACAGCTTTGCATAAAGATTGGCAAGAAGGTGCGCCAAGCGCAGAAGATCACATGCACGCACTCACTGATGCAGATGTGGAAGAAGCAGATATTACGGCTGCTTTTGTAAAATTGACTTCAAAAATGCAAATCTTTAACTTTCAAAGACACATCAACGATTATAAGGCCGAACCTTTAATGGCGATTCTTCCAGGAGTGAGCCTTAGTGAACTTTGGCAAACCTTAGGCTGGGCAGAGCAGGTGTTGATCTTTATAAGTTTTTTAGTTTTGCTTGTCAGTCTGTTGTCGATGCTGATTGCTCTTTTATCTACGTTAAATGAACGACGACGAGAAATGGCCATTCTACGAGCTTCGGGGGCCAGCAAAAAGTTTATTTTTACATTGCTAGTGGCTGAAAGCATTCTTTTGGTTATATTGGGTAGTGTATTGGGGATAGGTTTTCTTTATGCAGGATTGGGGATAAGCAAGGGAATTCTAGAATCACAATTAGGATTATCTTTAAATTTATTTAAGCCCACTGTGATTGAAGGATGGTATCTTCTGGCTATTTTTGGATGTGCTCTTGTTGCAAGTTTATTTCCTGCATGGCGTGCGTATAGGAATTCTTTGGCAGACGGCCTAACGATTAAGGTTTAA
- a CDS encoding ABC transporter ATP-binding protein has product MMADIQLLELHNLKFSWNPKGPYLIDVDSFVVNQGEKVFIYGPSGVGKSTFLNLLSGVLSPQAGQIKVLGQNLVSMPESQKDGWRGDHMGFIFQMFNLLPYLSAYENIILPLSFSEHKRQRLLKNRNINDEVDRLISALDLTSDILNQKVNHLSVGQQQRVAACRALVGSPELIIADEPTSALDANARQGFLDLLFSECSRNNLGLIFVSHDMALGEKFDRVIALADINKAQTRAGDQ; this is encoded by the coding sequence ATGATGGCAGACATTCAGCTATTAGAGTTGCACAATTTGAAATTTTCATGGAACCCCAAGGGCCCTTATCTTATTGATGTGGACTCTTTTGTTGTAAACCAAGGAGAGAAAGTCTTTATCTATGGACCCAGCGGAGTAGGGAAGTCTACCTTTTTAAATTTATTGAGTGGTGTTTTGTCTCCTCAAGCAGGTCAGATTAAAGTTTTGGGGCAAAATTTGGTTTCTATGCCTGAAAGTCAAAAAGACGGGTGGCGTGGTGATCATATGGGCTTTATCTTTCAAATGTTCAACCTGCTTCCGTATTTATCGGCTTATGAGAATATCATCTTGCCCCTAAGTTTTTCTGAACATAAAAGACAAAGACTTTTAAAGAATAGAAATATCAATGACGAGGTCGATAGGTTGATCTCAGCCCTCGATTTGACCTCTGACATTTTAAATCAAAAAGTGAATCATTTAAGCGTAGGACAGCAACAAAGAGTGGCTGCGTGCAGAGCCTTGGTAGGAAGTCCTGAGTTGATCATTGCTGACGAACCTACATCGGCTCTAGATGCAAACGCACGTCAAGGATTTCTTGATTTGTTATTTTCTGAATGCTCTCGGAATAATTTAGGACTCATCTTTGTAAGCCATGATATGGCTTTAGGAGAAAAATTTGACAGAGTCATAGCACTTGCAGATATCAATAAGGCGCAAACTCGTGCAGGAGATCAATAA
- a CDS encoding DUF2796 domain-containing protein gives MALVTWIQIIFLHVSMAHVHGQGNLNLVIEDNKLVLSVTLPAEDVIGFERAPKSKEEKLVVDRAIARLKDVHSMFEFQKEARCKLLDQAFVSAEAILNSESKTPKQKRHKHKGKSKKNSKSAHQESAHVHKPSSSGHSDIQVSYMLECSSVSDLKQIKVLLFELFPNIQKLKTQLVSEEVQSASVVNAKKPFFILGK, from the coding sequence ATGGCACTAGTGACATGGATTCAAATTATTTTTTTGCACGTTTCAATGGCCCATGTGCACGGACAAGGAAACTTAAATTTGGTCATTGAGGACAATAAGTTGGTGCTCTCTGTGACCTTACCCGCAGAAGATGTGATTGGTTTTGAGAGAGCGCCCAAGTCAAAAGAAGAAAAGTTGGTTGTGGACAGGGCCATCGCGAGACTCAAAGATGTTCACAGTATGTTTGAGTTTCAGAAAGAAGCACGCTGTAAACTTTTAGATCAAGCTTTTGTTTCAGCTGAAGCCATTTTAAATTCAGAAAGTAAAACACCAAAACAAAAGCGTCATAAACATAAAGGAAAGTCCAAAAAAAATTCAAAGTCTGCCCACCAAGAAAGTGCGCATGTGCACAAGCCTTCTTCATCAGGTCATTCAGACATTCAAGTCAGTTATATGTTGGAGTGCTCGAGTGTATCAGATCTTAAACAGATTAAAGTTTTACTGTTTGAACTATTTCCTAATATACAAAAATTAAAAACACAACTTGTGAGTGAAGAGGTGCAGAGTGCCTCGGTTGTGAATGCTAAAAAACCATTTTTTATTTTAGGAAAATGA